The following are from one region of the Amycolatopsis sp. QT-25 genome:
- a CDS encoding TAXI family TRAP transporter solute-binding subunit, whose protein sequence is MRRPGVLAAVIAVVCALVTGCDPGVGPLHLRIAAGNPGGVYLPLAKPLAAAWAADLEIALPEVQETQGSLDNLARLRSDQADIAFVAADVAADQPTGIAALARIHDDYLHVVVRADSSITAIEQLKEHRVAIGAPDSGVEYIAHRLLTIAGLSGRVTTRQLGFQDSLTALTRGEIDAFFWSGGLPTVRLAEAAGSTRVRLLDLEDFIPRMREISPVYGTATIPASTYHQEKPVTTLLVPNFLIVRSSMPDDLARGLTAGLFGARTRLAEVNPAALSIDVHPGIETEPLPLHPGALRYFREGKP, encoded by the coding sequence ATGAGGAGACCAGGGGTGCTGGCGGCGGTGATCGCCGTGGTCTGCGCCCTGGTCACCGGATGTGACCCCGGCGTCGGCCCGCTGCACCTGCGCATCGCGGCCGGCAACCCCGGCGGCGTGTACCTGCCGCTCGCGAAGCCGCTCGCCGCGGCCTGGGCGGCCGATCTGGAGATCGCGCTCCCCGAGGTGCAGGAGACGCAAGGGTCGCTGGACAACCTCGCCCGTCTCCGGTCCGATCAAGCCGACATCGCCTTCGTCGCCGCCGACGTCGCGGCCGATCAACCCACCGGGATCGCCGCCCTCGCCCGTATCCACGACGACTACCTGCACGTCGTCGTCCGCGCCGACTCGTCGATCACCGCCATCGAGCAGCTGAAGGAGCACCGGGTGGCGATCGGCGCGCCCGATTCCGGCGTCGAGTACATCGCGCACCGCCTGCTGACCATCGCCGGTTTGTCCGGCCGGGTGACGACTCGGCAGCTCGGCTTCCAGGATTCGCTGACCGCCCTCACCCGCGGCGAGATCGACGCCTTCTTCTGGTCCGGCGGCCTGCCTACCGTCCGCCTCGCCGAAGCGGCGGGCAGCACGCGGGTCAGGCTCCTCGACCTCGAAGACTTCATTCCGCGGATGCGGGAGATCAGCCCGGTCTACGGCACCGCGACCATTCCGGCCAGCACCTATCACCAGGAGAAGCCGGTGACCACCCTGCTGGTACCGAACTTCCTGATCGTCCGGTCCTCGATGCCCGACGACCTCGCCCGGGGACTGACGGCGGGCCTGTTCGGCGCCCGCACCCGGCTGGCGGAGGTCAACCCGGCCGCCTTGTCGATCGACGTGCATCCCGGCATCGAAACCGAGCCTCTGCCCCTGCATCCGGGTGCGCTCCGCTACTTCCGCGAAGGCAAGCCCTGA